The genomic segment CGCTGGGGCGCTGGATGGAGCGGGAGGTACACCGGCGGGGGATTCGAGCGGTGACGGGGGCCGTCCTGCGGGAGGTGCGGCGGGAGGGGGCGAGGATCCACTCCCTCTCCTTCCTCACGCGGTTTGGGGATCTGGAGGTAAAGGCCTCCATGTACATCGACGCCACGGGGGACGCCGCGGTGGCCTGGTTTGCGGGACTCCCCTGCCGGGAACCGGATCGTCCCATTTACGGGTCGCAGATGGCGGTCCTGGAGGGCGTGCGGGATGAGTTGCTCCTGCCGGAATCGGCTTTCTTCGCCCGGCTCCAGTCCGTCCTGCAAGAGAAGGGGGACCGCTACGGGTTGGGACGGAAGGACGGGCTCGTGTTCCTGTTCCCCGGGCGGGGCATGGCCATCGTAAACATGACCCACGTGCAGACTCCTCTCGAACCGGCCGCCTTCACCCGCCGGAGCCTGGAAGGCAAGGATCAGGTAGATCGGGCGATCCAGCTGCTGCGGGAAGAGTTCCCGGAGGCGTTCGGGAGGGCACGGGTTCGGGTGTACGGGCAGCTGGGGATCCGGCAGACCCGGTGGATCGTGGGAAGGTACCAACTGTCCGTGGAGGACGTCCGGACGGGCAGGAGGTTCGAGGACGCGGTTGCCCGCACCGCGTGGCCCATCGAGCTCCACGACCGGGCGGAAGGGTATTACTGGGAGCCCTTTGAAGAGGGCCACGTACACTACGTGCCCCTCCGGAGCCTGATCCCAGAGGGGACGGAGAATCTCCTGGCGGTGGGGCGTTGCATCGACGCGGACCCTCTGGCCCTCTCCAGCGTACGGGTGATGGGACCCTGCATCGCCATGGGGGCCGCGGCCGCACACGTAGCAGACCTCTGCCTCGGGCGCTCCACCCCCGCGCAGGGGGTGGACCTGGAGGCCCTTGCCGAACGACTTCGACCGAACCTGGAGGATTCCGCTTCCTAACCCCGCGACCGACTTGACAGAGAATTCGGAGTCCCTCTAAGCTCTGAAAAAAGTAAACGAGCCTCCCGAAAGGGCAAACCCGCAGCAATGCGGGGGCGCAAAGCTGACGGGACCGCGGACGCGGTTGGCTGGGCTGCCGAAGGAGGCGCGAGGAGGCTGGGGAGACTCCGGTGCAAGGATCCCCGGCCTGTTTTGTTGTGCCCTCCTGTGGACCCTACCGTCCGACCAGAACGGTTCCCCGCAGCGAAAAACATCTCGGGACGAGGTGAGGCCATGCGACCAGTACGGGTAATCTGTGCTGCGGTTCTGGCTGCATTTCTGGGGGTACAGGGGATTCCCCCTGTTTTCTCTCAGAATGTCGGGAGTATTCAATTTCAGGACGTGACGGATCAGGTTTTCCCCTATCCGGTCCGACCTCTTTACGGTGAGAGCCACGGGCAATCCTGGGGCTTCATTGCGGTGGGGGACTACGACGGGGACGGCTGGGACGACCTCTACATCAATGAGATGAGCATGGTCCACACCGTAGAGCACCAGAACATTCACGGGCGGCCTCAATCCGGATATCTCCTGCGGAATACGGGAGGCCGATTCGTGGACGAAACCTACAAATTGCCGGTTATTGATGAGGACACGGAGCACCGGCATGCGGCGGTGTGGTGCGATTTCGACAACGACGGGGATGAGGATTTGCTTTTGGGCACCGGGATGGACGACGAATTCCCCTTGGGACATCCGGAGCGCATGACCGGAAATCTGGACGTGTGGCTCCGGAACGACGGCACCCACTTCACCGACGTGAGCCGGCAGGTGACCGTGGAAGGGTACGACACCCGGCACAGCAAGGTGTTCCACGGGTACACCTGTGCGGATGTAGACGGGAACGGGTGGCCCGACATTCTCCTCCAGAACAAAAAGGCCCCGGAGGTGTACGGGAGCGGGGGGACTCCCGTCTTCCGTTTGTACCTGAATCTGGGGGGCTTTCGTTATCGGGAGGCCGCGGCGGAACGGGGCTTCAAGGACACGGAATACCCCACAAGCAACATTGATCCCTGGGGCTTGGGTTGCTATGACTTCAACGGGGTCCGAGGCATGGACTGCCGTTCTGCAGGGGGGAATCTGGGCCGCTGGATCCTCAATAAAGGCGGCGGGTTCTTCGATGTCCACACGGGAGTATACCGGCCTATTGCGGACCTCAACGCCTACAGCAACGACCTCGCCTGGGCCGACTACAACGGGGACGGGCTCATTGACCATTCGGATGCCGGATTGACACAGATCGTGCGGATCTTCGTCAACAACGGGTCCACGGTCCACAATGATGGGATGGCCGATTCCACTAAGGCAGCGGCTTCGAATCGGGTGCGCCTGCGCAGCACTGCTGCCTTGGATGCCGACAACGATGGGGATGCGGATCTCTTCGTCACGGTCGAAGGTTCGGGTCCGCAGACGCCGGATGGATGGACGACCAAGGCTCCGGATCTGTTCTTCCGCAACGACAATATGACATTCGTGGAAATGGCCAGGCAGGTCGGACTAGACGGCGGAATTTGCGTGGGTAAGCGGGCGGATTCTCGGCCCGCGGATCACTGCGCGGGAGGTGGCGGGGCTGCGGTCGTCGACTACGACCGGGATGGCCGGCTGGATCTTGTGGTTTCCTACACGCCCTGGTTCAAGCCTGCCGGGGGTGTGGAGCGGGTGCGGGTGTACCGCAACGTGACCCAGAATCCCGGGAACTGGATCGGGGTGATCGTACAGGGCAGGAGATCTTTGGGGAGTCGTGTTACGGTTGAGGCGTGCGGGAAAACCCACGTCCGGCAAGTGGTGAACGACACGCATCATCTGGCCCAGAACACGCGGGCGATCCACGTGGGGTTGGGAGGGTGCACGAACCGACCTTATGTGGTCATCCAGTGGTCGGACGGGGCTGTGACCCGGACCTACCTTAGCCGGAACCGGTACCACCTGGTGAGGCGGTGAGGGGGGCGGCAGGGAATTCCGGTCGAGGGGTCAAAAATCCTCCATCGTTCGGGCATGCGGGCCGGAGGAGGGAGAAAATGGGGGCGACAGCACCTGTGGAGAGTCTGCAGACGCTCCTGGACCGGGTGCCGAGTCTGGTCGATCACCTGTACCGGAATCCCAAGGGGGCGCTGCGGGCCATCTTTCAGCTGTTTCCGCCCGCGGTCCTGCCGCCGGAATTCACCAACTGGCGGGACGAACAGCGGGCCCGGCGGGAGTCCGTGGCCCTCCTGGACCAATCGTTTCACATGAGCAACCTGTCCCTGAGGGGGCCGGATGCCCTGCGGCTGCTGGAAAGTCTGGCCATCAACAGTTTCCGGAACTTCGGCCCGAACCGGGCAAAGCAGTTCGTGGCGTGCTCCCCGGAAGGATACGTGATCGGGGACAACATCCTCTACGGGCTGGAAGAGGATTCGGCGGTGCTGGTCGGCTCCGAGGTCGTCCAGAACTGGGTGACCTACCACGCGGAGACCGGCGGGTACCGGGTTCGGGTGGAGCGGGACCCCGCATGGTCCGTGAACCCCACCGGACGGCGGACGGAGTACCGGTTCCAGGTGGAGGGTCCGAAGGCCCTGGCCCTGCTGGAGAAGGCCACGGGAGGGCCGCTGCCGGAGGTGAAGTTCTTCCACTGGACGTGGCTTGTCATCGCGGGGCGGAGGGTACGGGCGTTGCGGCACAGTATGGCAGGAGTCCCGGGCATGGAGCTCTCGGGCCCGTGGGAGGACCGAGAGGTGGTGCGGACTGCCCTCGTGGAGGCTGGCAGGGAGTTCGGCCTCCGGGAGGTGGGCTCCCTCGCGTACCTCTCCAGCGGCGGGCTGGAGTCCGGGTGGGTCCCCAATCCACTTCCCGCCATCTACACCAGCCCTGACCTGCGCGCCTACCGGGAGTGGCTTCCGGCCACCGGTCAGGAGGCCAGGGGATCTCTGGGGGGGAGTTTCTACTCGCCCCGCATCGAGGACTACTACCTGACCCCCTGGGAGTTGGGATTCGAGCACATTCTCCGGTTCGATCACGACTTCGTGGGGCGGCTCGCCCTGGAGGAGCGGGCCCGGGAGCGGCATCGGAGGAAGGTGACCCTCGTCTGGCACCCGGAGGACACCGCCCAGGTCTTCGGTTCTCTCCTGCGCCCGGGGCCGATGGCGAAGTACCTGGATCTCCCCTGGCTTCACTACGCCACCTGGCAATACGACAGGGTCCTGAGCCCGCGGGGGGAGCCGGTGGGTCTCTCCCTGTATGCTGGCTACACCTCAAACGAGCGCGCGGTGGTGGCTCTGGCGGTGGTCGACGCGGATTACAGCCAGCCCGGGACGGAAGTGGTCCTCGTGTGGGGCGAGGACGGCGGAGGTGCTCGCAGCGCGGCGTGGGTGGAACCGCACGTCCCCGTGGAGATCCGGGCCACGGTGGCTCCGGTCCCCATCAGCCAGGCGGCCCGGCAGTACCGGGCCGCCATGCGGTCCGGACGCTAGCAGGTCCCCGGGCCCCTTTACGGCTCCTCCCGCGCGGTGCTAAAATGAGCCGTCGGCGAGAGCGCCCCAGGAGTTCGGTTCCCGGAAGGAGGTGTGAGGTTGGCCACGGTTCGCGTGGGGAAGGACGAGTCCCTGGACAGCGCCCTCAAGCGGTTCCGCCGGGAGGTCCAACGGTCGGGGATCCTCGTGGAGGCCAAGCGGCATGAGCACTACGAGAAGCCCAGTGACCGGCGGCGCCGCAAGCTGGCCAAGCGGGCCCGCAAGCAGAAGGCGAAGTCCAGGTAGCTCGCCGCCCCGATCGCACAGCTTCCGGGCTCCGAACTCGTTCGGGGCCCGGTTTTTTTGACCATGACCCTTCTGGAACGGCTGGGAGAGGATCTCAAACAGGCCCTCAAGGCGAGGGATACGATTCGGGTCTCCACCCTGAGGCTCGCCCGGGCCGCCCTGCACAACGCGGAGATCCAGCGGGGCCGTCCCCTCACGGACGAGGAGGCCCAGGAGGTCCTGCGGCTCGAAGCCCGGCGCCGGAAGGAGGCCATCGAGGCCTTCCGCCGGGCCGGGCGGGAGGAGATGGCCCACCGGGAGGAGCTGGAGCTTGCGGTGCTCCTGGAGTACCTCCCTGCCCCGCTCTCCAGGGAGGAACTCCGGAGGATCGTGCAGGAGGCGATCCAGAAGCTCGGAGCCCGCACGGAACGGGACGCGGGCCGGGTAATCGGAGCGGTGATGCGGGAGGTTCGGGGCAGGGCCGAGGGCCGGGACGTGGAACGTCTGGTGCGGGAGGCCCTCGGGTCCGGACCATAGCCGGGGATGACCAGGAAGCGCTTGCGGCGGTCGGTCCCCAAATCGCGGAGCTGGAAGCGGGCGGTGAGCGCGGGCGGGGTGGTGTTCCGTCCCGGTCCCTCCGGCCCGGAGGTCCTGCTGCTCCTCCACCGCAACGGCCGGTGGATGCTCCCCAAGGGGACCGTGGAGGCAGGGGAGACGGAGGAGGAGGTTGCCCGCCGGGAGGTGGGGGAGGAGGCCGGAGTACACAACCTCCGGCTGGTGGCAGACCTCGGCGAGGAACGTTATCGGTTCTACTGGCCCCCGGAGAAGACCTTCTACGACAAGACCGTGCGCTACTACCTCCTGGAGTGGCTGGGCGGAGAGGAGCCCAGGCCGCAGGCGGAGGAGGGGTTCGTGGAAGCCCGTTGGGTTCCCCTGGACGAGGCGGTGGAGCGGGTAAGGTACAGGGAGACGCGCGAGATCCTGCTTCGAGCCCGGGAGATCCTGAAGGCCCAGGAGGCGGAGACGTGAGGGAGCCTGCGATCGGAACCGCGGACCTGGTGGAGGATACCTTCCGGAAATACGCGGAGCACGTGAACCCGGGGCTCGTGAAACTGTGGCGGTTCGCGGGGATCGAGACCCTGGAGTGGGAGGCCGAGGGCGCGGTGGTCCGGGACGTCCACGGCCGGGAGTACCTGGACTTCTCCGGCGGCCCCGCGGTCTTCGTCCTGGGCCACCGGCACCCGCGGGTGGTCCAGGCGGTCGTGGAGCAGATCCAGCGCATGCCCATGTCCGTGCGGGCCCTGCCCCGGCGGTCGGAGGCGGAGCTCGCGGCGCTCTTGGCCGAGATCACGCCCGGAGACCTCCGCTACGCCTTCTTCTGCAACAGCGGCGCGGAAGCGGTGGAAGGAGCCATCAAGCTGGCCCGCCTGGCCACCGGGAAGCCCGGCATCATCGCCACGGAGGGAGCCTTCCACGGAAAGACCCTGGGGGCCCTTTCCGCCACGGGCCGGGAGAAGTACCGAAAGCCTTTTGAGCCCCTCGTGCCCGGGTTCCGGCACATCCCCTTCGGAGATCCCGAGGCCCTGGAGGAGGCCATTGACGGGGATACCGCGGCCTTCCTGGTGGAGCCCATCCAGGCGGAGGGCGGAGTGCGGATCCCGCCGGACGACTACCTCGGCCGGGTGCGGGAGATCTGCGACCGCAGAGGGATCCTCCTCATCGTGGACGAGGTGCAGACCGGGATGGGCCGCACGGGCCGGATGTTCGCGTGCGAGCACGCGGGCATCACTCCCGACATCCTCACCCTGGCGAAGGGACTCGGGGGCGGGGTGATGCCCATCGGGGCGTTCGTGGCCCGCCCCCACCTCTGGGAGGCCTTCGCCACCGATCCCTACCTGCACTCCTCCACCTTTGGGGGGAATCCCGCGGCCTGCGCGGCAGCCATCGCCACCATCCGGGTTCTGCTTGAGGAGCGTCTGCCGGAGCGGGCCGCGGATCTCGGCGCGTTCCTGCTGGAAGGCCTGCGTTCCCTTGCCGACCGCTATCCGGACCTCGTGCGGGAGGTGCGCGGGAAGGGCCTGCTCCTGGGAGTGGAATTCGTGGACCCGGACGTGGCGTTGCTGTGTGCCGCGGAGGCCCTGCGGCGGGGAGTGATCTTTTACTTCGCCCTCAACCGGCCCGAGGTGATCCGCATCGCCCCACCCCTGGTCATCACCCGGGAGCAGATCGGAACCGCCCTGGCGTGCGTGGACGCGGCCCTGGGAGCCACGCGGGAGATGCTGGAGAGCCTCCGATCTGCCGGATGATCCCGCGGGAGGAGTACCGGGAACGACAGGAACGCGTCCGGGCGGGCATGCGGAGCTCGGGACTGCGGGCCCTGGTGGTGGTCTCCGGGCCGTTTTACGAGCGGCCCGGAGATGTGGCCTATCTCAGCGGCCACTTCCCTCCCTTCCCCACCTCCGAGGCCGAGCCCCCCATCGCCGGGATGGGATACGCGGCCGTGGTCCTGGACCACCGGGAGACGGTGCTCCTCGTGGACACGCCCCGCTACCGGGCCGAGGAGGTGGTGGCGGATGAGGTGCGGGTGGGTCCGGACCTGTGGGGGGCGCTGGTGGAGGTTCTCCGGGAGCGAGCTGCGGGGGAGGTCGGAGTCGTGGGCACGGACGTGGCTCCCCTGGAGATGGCCCGTCGACTGGAGGAAGCCGGGTTCCAGACGATCCCCGCGGACGGCCTCCTCCGGTCCCTGCGCCGGCGCAAGAGTGCTGCGGAGGTGGATCTGCTGCGGCGGGCCGTGGCGTGCGCCCGGGAGGGGCTCGTGGCCGCCTGTACGGCGTGCCTCCCGGGAACATCCGAACAGGAGGTCTGCGCGACAGGGGTTGCCGCGGCCCTCCGGGCCGGCGCGGATTTCGTGCGGTACCTCCGGGTGCACTCCGGTCCGTGGAGCGCGTGGACCACCCGCTGGCCGCCCGCCACGGACCGCAGGCTCATCAAGAGCGATCTCGTGCTCCTGGACCTCGTGGGTGCCCGGGAGGGCTATCACTTCGACGTCCTGCGCACAACCCTGGTGGGCTTCGATGCGCTGCCCTGGCAGCGCGTGCTCCTGGAGGCCACCCAGCGGGCCCTGGCCCGGGCTCTTGAGAGCATTCGCCCGGGGGTTCAGGTGCATGAGGTGGTGGCCGCGGCTCTGGGGGCCTACGAGGAGGCGGGCTTGGGCGGGCATGCCTCGACGTTCCTCGGCCACGGGATCGGGCTGGAAACCGTGGAAGCTCCCTACCTCCGGCCCGGGAGCGCGGTGCGGCTGGAGGAGGGGATGGTGCTGTGCGTGGAGCCCTCCGTCTGCCTGCCGGGCCGGGGCGGGGCGTGCATCGAGGAGGAGGTGGTGGTGACCCGGGAGGGGTGCGAGGTGCTCACGGGCGACATCCCACGCCTCCTGTGGGCGTGACTACCGGGAGGTCAGGAGGGGAGGGCCCCAGAGGTCGTCCTGGGAGCCTTCCCGGAGGGCGAGCTGTACCTCTTGGTCCGTCTTCAGCAGGAACACCCGCTCCATCTCATCGATGCCCTGGAGGTCCTGGTAGACCTCGAAGGCTTCCTCCGAGATCATGGCCCGCAGCTGGGCTTCCAGGCGCAACTTGCTCAGGAAAAACTGCTCCAGGTGGATGCGCCGGTAAAGCCACACGTGGTGCTGGAGGATCTGCCGGAGTTTCTGCTCGTGGCTGAAGAGGAGGTCCCGGCGGTCCACGAGCTCCAGGGCCCGGCGGTAAGATCGAGATAGGTCAAGGAGGAGATCCCGGAGATCCTGGATGAGGACTTCCGGAGTCGTATCACCTTTGGCCGCCTGTCGCACCGCCCGGAGCAGCCGCCCCTCCATCAGCCGCAGGCCGTGTGCGAGGTCCGCGAGGGTGCGGGCGAGGCCGGGATTCGGAGGATGCTGGAGCTTGGTCACGCGTCTTGGCGCATTCATGGACGCCCCTCCCGCACTCCCACTCGGGCCCTCTCCGTCCTTCAGGTTTTTGGAGAAAAACCCGGCTCAGGTCTTCCGTGTTCTGGCCCCGTTCAGCCCTACGCGCTCCGGCCGCCCGAAGTTCAGGACGAGGGTCGTCCCGCCCACGATGGCCGCTGAGACCGCGGCACCCACCGATCCCCACAGGGCCATCCCCAACCCTCCGGCTCCCAGCACCGCGCTGAGTCCGCAGATGCGCAGCACCACCTCGTGCGGCCGCAGCCCTGAATGCAACAGCCGGTGAGGCAGGTGGTCCTTGCCGGTGGAGACCATGATTTGGATGGGGTTCCGCAGCCCCTTCCGGTAGCGCCGCCAGTGCACCAGCAGGAAGTCCCAGGCCGGGAGCGCCAGGATCACGCCCAGGGCGAGGATCTCCCAGGCGGAGTCCAGGCTGGTGGCCAGCGCCGCGCTCAGGGCTGCCAGGAGGAACCCCAGCATGAGGCTTCCGGAGTCCCCGAGGAAGATGCGGGCGGGCGGGAAGTTGTAGCGCAGAAACCCCAACGACGCCCCGGCCAGGGCCGCGGCCGTGGTGGCGACCGCCCACCGGTGGAGGAAGATGGCGAGGAGGGCCAGCGCCACCGCGCTCACCGCCGCGGCCCCGGAGGCCGTCCCGTCCGCGCAGTCCAGGCAGTTGAGGGCGTTCGCCAAGCCCACGATCCAGCCCGCGGCCAGGAGGTGGCCCGCATACGGCCAGGGAAGCCCGATCCGGAAATCACCCAGCCCCACGATGAGCACCACCACCGCGGCTTCCGCCGCGAGCTTCGCGGCCCCCACGCCCCGCACGTCGTCCACGATTCCGATCAGGGCAAAGGCCGCGGCTCCCGCCAGCAGCAGGATCACGTGCAGGTCGTTCACGGGCCGCGCCCACATCAGGGTGGCCGAGCTGAAGGCCAGGTAGACCGCCGCCCCGCCCAGGAGCGGCGTCGGCGTGCGGTGGAGCTTGCGGGGCGCAGGGAGGTCCAGGATCCCGAGCCTTCGGGCCGCCCACGCGGCCGCGGGCGTGACCAGGAGTGCCAGCCCTAGCGCGCAGAAGAAGGCAAGGAGTACGCCCGCCACCTGTGCCTCTCCCGTGCGGTGAACGTGGCTTCCAGGGCCACAAGGATCCGGTTCACCTCCTCCTCCCGCAGCGACGGATAGAGGGGGATCGAGAGGGCGGTGCGGTACGCCTGCTCCGTGCGCGGGAATCCCGGTAGGCCCAGGTACCGGTGGAGGGGCCAGAACACCGGGGGACTCGTCTCCACGCCATGGGCCCGCAGCGCCTCCCGGGCCTTGGCCGCATCTGGGACCGCGACCACGTACCGATAAAAAATGGGGTTTGTTCCGGGCCGCACGGTCGGAGGCCGCAGCCCCAGGGCCCGAACCCGCTCTGCGTAACGGACCGCGAGCCGCCGCCGGCGGTCCAAGAGGGCCGGGAGCTTGTGGACCTGCGACAGCCCGAGAGCAGCCTGGAAGTCCGTGATCTTGTAGTTAAACCGGACCCCCAGGCGCCGCCGGCCGTCGTAGTCCCGCATCTCCCGCACCCGCCGCAGCAGCAGGTCGGAGTTCGAGAGCACCATCCCGCCCTCGCCCGTGGTGATCACCTTCGTGGCGTAGAAGGAGCAGACCGCCACGTCCCCGAAGGACCCCACGGGACGGCCCCTCACCGTGGTGCCCAGGGCCTGGGCGATGTCCTCGATCACGGGAATTTCGAGGCCGCGGAGGGCCTCGATGTCCGCGGCGAACCCGAACATGTGGGGGATCAGGAGGGCCCGGGTGCGCCGGGTGATGACCCGCCGGACTTCCTCCACGGAGAGGTTGTAGCCGTCGGGCTCCAGATCCACGAGTTTCGGGGTTGCGCCCACGTACCGGGCCGCCTGCAGCAACGCCACGCAGGTGTAGCTGGGCAGGATCACCTCGTCCCCGGGCCCCACCCCCAGGGCCACCAGCGCGAGATGTAAAGCCGCGGTCCCGGAGCTCGTGGCCACCCCGCCCCGCACGCCCACGAACCGGGCCACCGCCTCCTCGAACCGCCGGGTTACCTCCCCTTGGGCGATCTGGCCCGAGCGGAGGACCTCGGCCACGGCCCGGACGTCCGCCTCGTCCAGGGTGGGACGGGAGTGCTGGACTACAGCACCATGCGGTGACATACGAACGCCTCCGCGGCCTCCACGGACACCTCCGCGCCCCGCAGCCGCGCAAGCCGCTCCACGTTCATCAAGCTCCCGTGGTGGGGCGCAGGCCGGAGCTGCGAGGCATGGCAGCGGAGCGCCCGCAGCTTCACCTCCAGGAACTCCGAGATGTCCACGTAGAAGTTGGGGTGGAAGGGGGTGGGGCTCCAGCACAGCTGCGGGGCGTCACACGAGAGCACGAGCCGCACGAAGGGTTTGTCCTCCGGCAGGTGCGGCCGGCAGGCCGCAAACCCCGCCCGAAACAGGGCCTCGTGATCCTGGTTGTAGCTGGGGTGGGGGAGGATCACCACGGTCGGCCGCACCCGGTCGATGCTGTACCGGGCTTCTCGCTCGATCAACGTCACGAGATCCCGGCGGGGAACGGCGTCCAGGCGCATGTGGTGGCGGCTGTCCTCGAAGAGGACTTCGTACCCGTCCACCCCCAGGACCTCCATGGCCCTGCGCAGCTCCTCCACCCGCTGGCCGGCCGTGACGAGGAGGTGCTCGGCGTTGTAGTGCCGGAGGTCGCCCACCGACCCCACGATCACGAACACCTCCCCTCCCTCGGCCTTCACCCTGGCGATGGTGCCCCCGCACCCGTAGGCCTCGTCGTCGGGGTGGGGGGCGATCACGAGGACCCTCTGGCCCGAAAAGAAAGCCTCCATCGTCTCGGCCCATTGTAGGTGCCCCCTTGCTCAGTGACTTCTACCCAAACGGAGGGTTTGGATCTATCAAGAGGAGGATTGCGGGGAAGGGCCGGGTTGGGAGAGGCAGGGTACAATGGTTCGGGATGCCGTTCACGGTGGAGGACCTGCAGGATCTGCTCCGGCTGCTGGAGCAGCAGCCCCAGTGGAAGGAAGCGGTGCGGGCCGCCCTCTGGAGCGAGGCGGAGTTCGCCTCTTGGCTTCGGGAGAGGCTTCCCAGGTTGCTGCAGGAGGACCCCCGGTTCGGGGCAGAGGTGATCGGAGTCCTCCAGCAGACCCTGAGTCCCCGGTCGGAGTTCGTACGGGTGCTGGAGGAGATCCGGGCCCTCCGGGAGGACTTCGGCCGCCGGTTTGAGGTCATCGAGCGGACCTTGCAGCTCCACACGGAGCGGTTCGAGGCCATGGACCGCCGGTTTGAGGTCATCGAGCGGACCTTGCAGCTCCACACGGAGCGGTTCGAGGCCATGGACCGCCGGTTTGAGGCCATCGAGCGGACCTTGCAGCTCCACACGGAGCGGTTCGAGGCCATGGACCGCCGGTTTGAGGCCTTGGAGCGGGAGATGGACCGCCGGTTCGAGGCGGTGGACCGGCGGTTCGAGGCGGTGGACCGGCGGTTCGAGGCGGTGGACCGGCGGTTCGAGGCCCTGCAGCGGGAGATGGACCGCCGGTTCGAGCTGCAGGCGAGGATCCTGGCCGAGCACAGCAGAACCCTGCGCCGGATGGAGGTAGGGCTAGGGAGTCTCGGCCGCCGGTTCGGGAAGGGATTCGAGGAGGCCGTGCGGGCCACCATCGAGGAGTTCGCGGGCGTCGGCCCCCTCACAGCGGAGCGCCTCGTGATCCGGGACGTGAACGGCGAGCTGTACGGGGTACCCAACCAGGAGGTGGAGTTCGACGCCTTCGTGCACGACGGGCGGCGGTTCCTGGTGGAGGTGAAGGGTTTCGCGGAGCCGGAGGACGTCCTGAACTTCGTCCGGAAGGTGGAGTTCGCCCGCCGCCACCTTGCCGAGCCCTTCGAGGCGGTGCTCCTCGCGCCGTACGCCACGAAGCGGGCCGTGGAACTGGCCCGGGAGCTGGGGGTGCGGCTCCTGATGGAGCCCGAGGAGGAAGCCCCCGACGAGGGAAACTAGCCCCGTCCCGGAATTCCAAGCGGTTTAACCGTTTGATCCCGGGTTTTCCTTCCCATGGAGGATTGCCGGGGTTTGGCGAGGTCGGAGAATGGGGGGCGAGAACACCCGAGGAGGCCTGGAATGGGGCGGCAGGCGGGATACGCGGCGGTTGTGGTGACGGCGGTGCTGCTCTCCCTCGCGGACGCTCTGCCGGCCTGGGCGCAGGTCCGACCCGTGGAGGTCCCTGAGCCGGGCGGGTTCGCCCTCATGGGCACCGCCCTGTTCGGGGCCCTCGCGGCGTGGAGGCTGTTGAGGCGGCGGGCGTGAGGGCCTCCGTCGTTGCAGGCTGTAAAGCAGCCTCCGGAGGCGGAAGCCCACGGCTTGGTCGACCGGACGAGCGGGCCCATTCCTCCAAACGGAGGATGGACGTCCCGACGGCCTGGAGGTAAGGGTTTGGGGTGAAGGAGGAGGACATGCGACGTTGCAAACGCAGG from the Armatimonadota bacterium genome contains:
- a CDS encoding Xaa-Pro peptidase family protein → MIPREEYRERQERVRAGMRSSGLRALVVVSGPFYERPGDVAYLSGHFPPFPTSEAEPPIAGMGYAAVVLDHRETVLLVDTPRYRAEEVVADEVRVGPDLWGALVEVLRERAAGEVGVVGTDVAPLEMARRLEEAGFQTIPADGLLRSLRRRKSAAEVDLLRRAVACAREGLVAACTACLPGTSEQEVCATGVAAALRAGADFVRYLRVHSGPWSAWTTRWPPATDRRLIKSDLVLLDLVGAREGYHFDVLRTTLVGFDALPWQRVLLEATQRALARALESIRPGVQVHEVVAAALGAYEEAGLGGHASTFLGHGIGLETVEAPYLRPGSAVRLEEGMVLCVEPSVCLPGRGGACIEEEVVVTREGCEVLTGDIPRLLWA
- a CDS encoding MraY family glycosyltransferase, whose amino-acid sequence is MAGVLLAFFCALGLALLVTPAAAWAARRLGILDLPAPRKLHRTPTPLLGGAAVYLAFSSATLMWARPVNDLHVILLLAGAAAFALIGIVDDVRGVGAAKLAAEAAVVVLIVGLGDFRIGLPWPYAGHLLAAGWIVGLANALNCLDCADGTASGAAAVSAVALALLAIFLHRWAVATTAAALAGASLGFLRYNFPPARIFLGDSGSLMLGFLLAALSAALATSLDSAWEILALGVILALPAWDFLLVHWRRYRKGLRNPIQIMVSTGKDHLPHRLLHSGLRPHEVVLRICGLSAVLGAGGLGMALWGSVGAAVSAAIVGGTTLVLNFGRPERVGLNGARTRKT
- a CDS encoding DegT/DnrJ/EryC1/StrS family aminotransferase gives rise to the protein MSPHGAVVQHSRPTLDEADVRAVAEVLRSGQIAQGEVTRRFEEAVARFVGVRGGVATSSGTAALHLALVALGVGPGDEVILPSYTCVALLQAARYVGATPKLVDLEPDGYNLSVEEVRRVITRRTRALLIPHMFGFAADIEALRGLEIPVIEDIAQALGTTVRGRPVGSFGDVAVCSFYATKVITTGEGGMVLSNSDLLLRRVREMRDYDGRRRLGVRFNYKITDFQAALGLSQVHKLPALLDRRRRLAVRYAERVRALGLRPPTVRPGTNPIFYRYVVAVPDAAKAREALRAHGVETSPPVFWPLHRYLGLPGFPRTEQAYRTALSIPLYPSLREEEVNRILVALEATFTARERHRWRAYSLPSSAR
- a CDS encoding PIG-L deacetylase family protein, which produces MEAFFSGQRVLVIAPHPDDEAYGCGGTIARVKAEGGEVFVIVGSVGDLRHYNAEHLLVTAGQRVEELRRAMEVLGVDGYEVLFEDSRHHMRLDAVPRRDLVTLIEREARYSIDRVRPTVVILPHPSYNQDHEALFRAGFAACRPHLPEDKPFVRLVLSCDAPQLCWSPTPFHPNFYVDISEFLEVKLRALRCHASQLRPAPHHGSLMNVERLARLRGAEVSVEAAEAFVCHRMVL
- a CDS encoding DUF3782 domain-containing protein, which codes for MPFTVEDLQDLLRLLEQQPQWKEAVRAALWSEAEFASWLRERLPRLLQEDPRFGAEVIGVLQQTLSPRSEFVRVLEEIRALREDFGRRFEVIERTLQLHTERFEAMDRRFEVIERTLQLHTERFEAMDRRFEAIERTLQLHTERFEAMDRRFEALEREMDRRFEAVDRRFEAVDRRFEAVDRRFEALQREMDRRFELQARILAEHSRTLRRMEVGLGSLGRRFGKGFEEAVRATIEEFAGVGPLTAERLVIRDVNGELYGVPNQEVEFDAFVHDGRRFLVEVKGFAEPEDVLNFVRKVEFARRHLAEPFEAVLLAPYATKRAVELARELGVRLLMEPEEEAPDEGN
- a CDS encoding PEP-CTERM sorting domain-containing protein, which encodes MGRQAGYAAVVVTAVLLSLADALPAWAQVRPVEVPEPGGFALMGTALFGALAAWRLLRRRA